A region from the Candidatus Melainabacteria bacterium RIFOXYA2_FULL_32_9 genome encodes:
- a CDS encoding glutamate synthase, with product MATMKINQVAVDDLQWKIEYKSDRCTLCGKCVASCVFKAIEAKVEKRRKVVSEGLTPEPKVTFQTIPVIKQVVNASNYCRGCGICERVCPNDAIKPVKNPYERHAIKYRATYGDSIKRGGRSNISVEGRTLDKIKVGRISQMTDPSLDAQRHTFDMLAPFGRILPPEQLPFEVQDGKLALSKQISPNRWIYPIIIGDMSIGALSWRMWEALSIATAYLNEEVGLPVRMCSGEGGLPNRLLRSKYLKYMILQIASGHFGWNRIINAMPEMVEDPAGVLIKIGQGAKPGDGGLLQAKKVASHIQEIRGVPKADLLSPPNHQGLYSIEESVQKMFLSFNAAFKFKVPVAIKVAASSTSVSVYNNLLRDPYNIVGGFFLDGILGGTGAAHEISLNHTGHPVVSKLRDCYLAAVHQGKQGQIPLWAAGGLGQTGNLAGDAFKMICLGANGIFTGKLMLQIAGCIGNDFGKCNACNTGLCPAGICTQNPVLVKRLDIDKVAENIINYFVAVDQELKKLLAPIGNSSLPVGRSDALIAVDQDVADKLQIQYAC from the coding sequence ATGGCAACAATGAAAATTAATCAAGTCGCAGTAGATGATCTGCAGTGGAAAATAGAATATAAGTCTGACAGATGCACACTTTGTGGAAAATGCGTGGCTTCCTGTGTGTTTAAAGCAATAGAAGCAAAGGTTGAGAAAAGACGTAAAGTAGTCAGCGAAGGACTAACTCCAGAACCTAAAGTAACTTTTCAAACAATTCCAGTTATAAAACAGGTTGTTAATGCTAGCAATTATTGCAGAGGCTGCGGTATCTGCGAAAGAGTATGCCCAAATGATGCCATTAAACCTGTTAAAAACCCTTATGAAAGACATGCAATAAAATATAGAGCTACATATGGAGATTCCATTAAAAGAGGTGGCAGATCAAATATAAGTGTTGAAGGAAGAACCCTTGATAAAATAAAAGTGGGCAGAATTTCACAAATGACAGATCCTTCCCTTGATGCCCAGAGACACACTTTTGATATGCTGGCTCCCTTTGGAAGAATATTACCACCAGAACAATTACCATTTGAAGTACAAGATGGAAAATTGGCTTTGTCCAAGCAAATTTCTCCTAATAGATGGATTTATCCTATTATTATTGGTGATATGTCAATTGGTGCACTGTCCTGGAGAATGTGGGAAGCACTATCAATTGCTACAGCATATTTAAATGAGGAAGTTGGACTGCCCGTCAGAATGTGCTCCGGTGAAGGTGGTTTACCAAATAGACTATTAAGATCAAAATACTTGAAATATATGATTTTACAGATCGCGTCAGGACACTTTGGCTGGAATAGAATTATAAATGCAATGCCTGAGATGGTAGAAGACCCAGCAGGTGTACTTATAAAAATAGGACAAGGCGCAAAGCCTGGTGATGGTGGTTTATTACAAGCTAAAAAAGTTGCAAGTCACATTCAGGAAATCAGGGGTGTGCCAAAAGCTGATTTGCTAAGTCCTCCTAATCATCAGGGGCTTTATTCTATTGAAGAAAGCGTCCAAAAGATGTTTCTATCCTTTAATGCAGCGTTTAAATTTAAAGTACCTGTCGCTATTAAAGTAGCAGCAAGTTCTACAAGCGTATCAGTTTATAATAACCTATTAAGAGATCCATATAATATAGTGGGTGGTTTCTTCCTCGATGGTATTCTAGGGGGAACAGGCGCCGCTCATGAGATTTCATTAAATCATACCGGACACCCTGTAGTATCAAAACTAAGAGATTGCTATTTAGCAGCTGTGCATCAAGGAAAACAAGGACAAATTCCACTCTGGGCAGCAGGCGGTCTTGGGCAGACAGGTAATCTCGCAGGTGATGCTTTCAAAATGATATGTCTTGGCGCAAATGGTATTTTTACAGGAAAATTAATGCTGCAAATAGCAGGATGCATAGGAAATGATTTTGGTAAATGTAATGCCTGCAATACTGGCTTATGTCCTGCTGGTATATGTACACAGAATCCTGTACTAGTTAAGCGCTTAGATATAGATAAAGTTGCGGAAAATATAATTAATTACTTTGTTGCGGTGGATCAAGAGCTTAAAAAGCTGCTAGCGCCTATTGGTAATAGCTCATTACCGGTAGGAAGATCAGATGCATTAATTGCAGTAGATCAAGATGTAGCTGATAAATTACAGATTCAATATGCCTGCTAG
- a CDS encoding glutamate synthase produces MCRIGAIKSKDYIHPSKALQLMRSQQKGHDNSGFAMIMQDLGGIFENYKGLPILSMACTNKGTKIAEDILHTIGFVRVMQWNPDVHPSPELNIQPMPNYVFEVFNYPASYKYAPQEEKEELLVDTRLRLRRELEKEDDGYVYSFWPDVVTLKEIGDPKDIGTYFGLWQEDDDFTAKIITAQCRQNTNYDIVRYAAHPFFLQGYTALANGENTFYERNKLFQKSLNKGYIGFESDSQCFLYTLHYINKILKWPLSYYKHTITPLPFDETEKREDKEILLRIKASLAHLEINGPNTIIGVLPDGTLFTCCDSKKLRPVVVGRTDDTVIITSEVTGINEVLPERNWEEDIYPHEREMVVINNDLRVSRWQQ; encoded by the coding sequence GTGTGTAGGATAGGTGCAATCAAATCTAAGGATTATATCCATCCTTCTAAAGCATTGCAGTTAATGAGATCACAGCAAAAAGGCCATGACAACTCAGGCTTTGCAATGATTATGCAGGATCTAGGCGGTATTTTTGAAAATTATAAAGGACTGCCCATTCTTTCAATGGCATGTACAAATAAAGGAACGAAAATAGCAGAAGATATTCTACATACAATAGGATTTGTCAGGGTAATGCAATGGAATCCGGATGTACATCCGTCTCCTGAACTTAATATACAACCAATGCCTAATTATGTTTTTGAGGTTTTTAATTATCCTGCAAGCTATAAGTATGCTCCTCAGGAAGAAAAAGAAGAACTATTAGTAGATACAAGATTAAGACTAAGAAGAGAACTTGAAAAAGAAGATGATGGCTATGTTTATTCCTTTTGGCCTGATGTAGTTACACTTAAAGAAATAGGTGATCCAAAAGACATAGGAACTTATTTCGGACTATGGCAGGAAGATGATGATTTTACTGCAAAAATAATTACAGCTCAGTGCAGACAAAATACAAACTATGATATAGTTCGCTATGCTGCTCATCCATTTTTCCTACAAGGATATACAGCTTTAGCTAATGGTGAAAACACCTTCTATGAAAGAAATAAATTATTCCAAAAAAGCCTGAATAAAGGTTATATAGGATTTGAGTCCGATTCTCAGTGCTTCCTTTATACATTGCACTATATCAACAAGATTTTAAAATGGCCTTTATCCTATTATAAACATACAATAACACCTCTACCTTTTGACGAAACAGAAAAAAGAGAAGATAAAGAAATACTCCTAAGAATTAAAGCATCACTGGCTCATTTAGAGATAAATGGCCCAAATACCATTATTGGGGTACTTCCTGATGGTACATTGTTTACTTGCTGCGATTCTAAAAAATTGAGACCGGTTGTAGTTGGAAGAACTGATGACACAGTTATCATTACTTCCGAGGTAACTGGCATAAATGAGGTTCTGCCTGAAAGAAACTGGGAAGAAGATATATATCCTCATGAAAGAGAAATGGTTGTAATCAATAATGATCTGAGGGTAAGCAGATGGCAACAATGA
- a CDS encoding carbon storage regulator encodes MLVLTRKTGQKLILNDNIEIVILETRGDAVKIGIKAPKEVTIYREEIYEEIKKANKQASNNVLISDVDKALNLLENKKRPVDDYLSKFSAIITTPQKNKDLNK; translated from the coding sequence ATGTTAGTTCTTACAAGAAAAACAGGGCAAAAATTAATACTAAATGATAATATAGAGATTGTCATTCTTGAAACCAGGGGTGACGCAGTTAAAATAGGAATAAAAGCTCCTAAAGAAGTTACAATTTACAGAGAAGAAATCTATGAAGAAATTAAAAAAGCAAATAAACAAGCTAGCAATAATGTCTTAATCTCAGATGTAGACAAAGCGCTTAACTTGCTTGAAAATAAAAAACGACCTGTAGATGATTATCTCAGTAAATTTAGCGCCATAATTACTACTCCTCAAAAAAACAAAGACCTCAATAAATAA